The Osmerus mordax isolate fOsmMor3 chromosome 28, fOsmMor3.pri, whole genome shotgun sequence genome segment GACCGGCAGTCTTCCTGTCAGTGAGATCTACAGCTTTATGAAGGAGCATTTCCCCTACTTTAAGGTAAGACTAGGCTGTGTGCTGCTCCTCATGAAAGGAAGCTCGGAGCAGGAAGTGAAGGAGACGTTATCTAAACCCTTGTGTCTCTCGTGTTTGGTTGAAGACCGCCCCGGACGGGTGGAAGAACTCTGTCAGGCACAACCTGTCCTTGAACAAATGCTTTGAGAAGGTGGAGAACAAGATGAGCGGCTCCTCCCGCAAGGGCTGCCTGTGGGCGCTGAACCCCGCCAAGATCgacaagatggaggaggagatgcagaAGTGGAAACGCAAGGACCTGCCGGCCATCCGGCGCAGCATGGCCAACCCAGGTCAGTAGGGGGGCCGAGGGGGGCCGGGAAGGGGGGCCGAGGAGGCCAACGGGGTGATTACCGCCTCCCACAGAAACGCCTCTGAATCTCAACCTCCGCCTTTGTCTCGTTCTTTTCCAGATGAGCTGGACAGGCTGATCACAGACCGTCCGGAGAGCTGCAGGAGGAAGAACCTGGACCCCGGGATGACCCGTCTGCCCAcctgcccccccgccctccccacccacgcccctccccagcccgtagtcaccctctctctgcagtgtcTGCCCAtgcaccagcaccagcagctccaggcccacctccaggcccaggcccgGCTGGCCCCCATGTCCCCCATGTCCCCCTCCCCGGCCCAGACGCCCCCCCTCCACGCCGTCCCCGACCTCTCCCACAGCCCCCTTGCCCAGCACCACGGCAACAAACAGGCGCACGACTTCTACAGTCTCCACGGCGACAACACGGAGGTGGACGCGCTGGACCCCAGCATCATGGACTTTGCTCTACAAGGTGGGTGTGAAATGCAAGTAGAAATATTTCAAACAGCTCTCTAGAAAAACGGACCCCCGTCTAGAATCAGGTAACGGGCCCTTTAGCGACTGTCGCCGTCTGGCGTTGCTGTTCCGTCAGAGCCGGCCAGTGACGACTCTTGTTGTTCTCCTCAGGTAACCTGTGGGAGGATATGAAGGACGACAGCTTTAACCTGGAGGCCCTGGGCACCTTCAGTAACTCACCCCTgcgtctgtctgactgtgactTGGGGACGGCCGGCCTCCCTCCGGGCTCCAGCGGGGGCGCTCTGCCCTTCTCAGACCTGCAGGTGACAGGCCTCTACGCCTCTTACTCCTCCCTGgagtccctctcctcccagtacATGGGCACGCCAGGCAACAGCAAGCCCATCGCCCTGCTTtaaaccccaccaccaccaggacAGTGCCGAGAGAAGCTGAAGAATCCAAAACGTGTTTTTCTGATtattgcccccccccacccccccaccccccacccccgccgctCATCATGACGCCAAAAACATCTTTGACTGAGAAACCAGGTACTATTTGTCCCAGTGACCGAAGTCACTACTTCAATTGGGAAGTTTGCAAAATGATACATTAAAACCACAAACATAGTAAAATCCCCACAAGCACAAAACTGGAGAAACCAGTGACAGCTTAAAATAAATGTGAAAAGGTAAAAGAATTTAAACCATTATAAATAAAATTATGACATTCATGAAGTCAAccactgtagtctctctggtggaACTGTGACTAGCTAAGACTCCAGAACTCTATATCGTAGGTCCATAAAGTTTGTTGTCAGATGTGACCGACACTAGTTTTTGTACATTCCGCTCACTTGTGTTGGCAAGCCTACCCATGGTACTGTAGCTCTCTGTCATGTCTGTTGTATTGTGCTAGGCAGTATTACtgtaatgttttatttatatttataaatgGAGACTGTGGGAGAGTGAGGAATCAAGCATTGTCTGCTGTATATATGTTTATGTATGTTCCAAAAGCCAATgcgtaaagaaaaaaaagctttgATTTAACTGTATTTACCCAAGCATTCGTTCAAAAAAAATGCCAGTGTTCGCAAATATTTACTTCAGGATGTTGTCTGAGAGCCTTTGCTTACTATTTGACTCTGCATTCCATACATCTGATAATCTTTTTTTAATTCACTTCGATTAACATTTTCAGAATGTTGTACAGCATGATCGATACACCAACCACAATAAATGAATTATACATGGGTACACAAGACTGACACTTCTTTGAAATAGTTCTGTTACAGGCACCACTTTTTTGGAGCAACCTAAGATAGACATTTTTACATTGTCATAGCAACGAGTATGTGTTTATTGAAAGTAAGGCAGCAGAAAGCCATCTGTCATTTAGCCTATAAAACCACTGGCTTCACTATTCCCCTGAGTTGAACAACAGCCATACATTATATTAACCATTACAAAAATAACACAAGGAACACATAGTATCAAGTCATACCTGCACCTTCTTTCATTGAATGTCATTGTTTGAAATAACcccaaaatatatttgggaggCATTGAGGATTAAGTCCAGATCTACAGCTCTGTGAAATGACTGGTAAAAAAAAGTGAAATGTAATGAAATCATACTAGCTAACGAACTGTTTTGGGCGTAACAGGAATTTTTTCATCAGTACTAACAGAcgaccataaaaaaaaaatgttgtacAAAGAAATCTTACTGGACTCTTCAGTTGCACTTCGTAATTTAAACACAATAATGATATACTGAACTGGCTTTAACTAGACAAATGGATCAAGCATTTTGTCACAAATATCATAGGTCACACCACACAGGAGAGCACCTGGTCTTTGGTTGAATGTAGGTCCTGTAAAAGGCATAAACCCTCTTCACTCAggcccacccccctccataccccaccactccacccccctccataccccaccactccactcccctccataccccaccactcccctccataccccaccactccacccccctccatacCCCACCCCCTCAGAGAACCGTAGGGGGAAGTCATTGTACTGGCACATATTGTGTCAAACTCAGGGCTCTTACTACGTAATTAAGAATCTGGAATCTGGATTCTATTCTCTCTGACACCAAAGCTCACAGTTtcaaatacagtatgtatgcATTGGCAGTAAAAGGCAGAGGTTGAGCTGAAAGGCAcatggtccaattcacaaatgCATCGATGTgttggggaaaaaaaaaaacatacgtaTAGCTCTGTCTAAATATCAAAATGAAAGATGGCGGACGCCACAGCATGTAGAGTGAAGTGTCGGGGATGCGGCCTGTCGTAACCGAGCGGTCGAGAGGTAAACAAACGCTTCTCTTGGATTTGACTTTATTGTCCCACCTACTGTTGGTATAAAGAAGGCAGTGGCACGTGCGCTGGCCCCCTAGGTCCCCACGGGGAGCCTGGCTCCAGGGTCTAGCTGCTGCTGACGTTGCTGCTGGAGTCCATGGTGGCCAGCAGGTGGGAGATCTTGGCCCTCTGGGATGGAGTGATGCTCTGGCTCATGTGGATGATGCAGTCCATGGCTACCTCAGGGTTAGACTCCACCAGACTGGGACAGGTAAGAATGACCAACAGTGTTACTGGCTGTGTAACGAGTTTAACAGTTATACTAGAACTGTGTGCAAAATAAGGAGAGTGAGACTGACCGATTtgtacgctgtgtgtgtgtgtgtgtgcgtgtgtgtgcgtgtgtgtgtgtgcgtccacaCCTGCGGATGTGTTTCAGGGCGTAGTCCCTCTTCAGGTACTTGATGTTTTCTCGGATGGCTGATCGCGTGCCGTCCTCGTTAGCTAGATGCTTCTCCAGCCACTCCACCACCACCTGGTTATTGTCCCATAGGTAGGCctggatacacacaaacacacacacaaacactcgatCTCTTAAATGCTTCCCATCAAGAATAATTTGAGCAGAGAAAACACCATCCTAGCCCTCCTATTGGCTGGTCGTCGGGGTAGTGCTGTCCGCCCACCTTGACGGCGCCCTCCGTCTCCACGAACCAGCGGCGCAGCATGGATTGGATGTGGCCGTTGCTCAGGTCACAGTTGGCCTGAAGGATCTCGCTcgtcaccacctcctccagcaggaGGCGCCGCAGGCGCCAGTAGAAGAAGCTGCGCACGTTCTTCCACTCCAGGATGtcctgcaggagggagagagagagagagagatggatggagggagtgagggaaagagagagagggggagggagggagagagagagagagagggggagggagggagggaaagagagagagggagagagagagacgtagggagggagaggtagagatgtAGGGAGggaaaggtagagagggagggagaggtagagagggagagagagaaggagggaaagagagacagacctcAGTTCCCCTCCTCCATTCCCTGTGACGTACCAAGAAAGCACCACCACTGTCAGCTCAGTCACTTGGACCCCCTGACTCGCTTCAAATATCAACGAGCCAGAAGCAAGAGCAGGAACCCAATCACGAGCCCCCGGAGGACTCACAGTGATGACCCCCTTCTCCTGCATCCTGCCGGGGGTGTCGTGAAGGTCCACGAACTGCACCGCCACCTGGTGGTAGATGGGCAGCAGGAAGTCCTCCCTGGCCCTCAGCTGGGCCTCCACAtccctcctctgcttctccgACAGCTCGGGGGTCCCTGCCGGCCcaccaggagggggaggggtcactcGGTTATCttacggggggggggtcatcaaGAGGGGTTACCATGCTAGCTGTGAAACTAGTGCTACTACTACACTGTGGTGATGACGACACTTTGGAAGCTGAACTATAaactgtgatgatgatgatgatgagggatgatagggagtcaggtggctgagctgttagggaatcgggctaatcagaaggttgccggtttgattttcggccgtgccaaatgacgttgtgtccttgggcaaggcacttcaccctacttgcctcgggggaatgtccctgtacttactgtaagtcgctctggataagagcgtctgctaaatgactaaaatgatgATAATGACTAGTTTGGTTTCCCCAGCAGAGACTGAGGAGGGCATCAGAGTAAACCCGTACCGAGCTGTTCGGCCAGGCTGCCGTAGACAGAGTCGATCCTGCGCATGGTCTTCAGCAGGTCCTTCCTCCTGAACTTGATCTCCACAGTCCCTTCCGGCTCCAGCACGCCGCCCCTGCACACAGACAGCccgacaggggagaggagcgcaggttcaaatccaccccCCTATAccgtacgtcgctttggatgaaagcgtctgagAGCTAAATGAACACAGTTCGTTCATAGGTCATGTCAGTGGACAGGATGTGGGATTCAGTGGACAGGAAGTGGGGTCTGACCTGCTCTCTCGGTCAGCGTAGAGCTCCATGTAGAGGGGGTTGATGGTGGGGTCGATGACCACCCAGGAGCCGCCCCTCAGCTCGGCGTAGGGAGGGATGTAGACCAGCACGGGCTGTCGGAACTCCCGCAGGCCGTCCACAATGTAGGCCCCAAACTTCAGCACCTGGTCGTACATGTCTGGGAGGCAAGGaccagattaaaaaaaaaaaatgaaaatgacaataataacaaaacaaaaagaactAAAGAGATAATATCAACCTCAAACTAAGACagctttattatttatttaattaaatcattttatttgtatttcttcTTCTCCTACCCTTCATGCCTCCGGAGAATCCCCTCCAGTTGGCAAATACCATCAGTGGGAGTCTCTCCCGGTTGAAGTCCCGGATGACCTGGGCTGTTTTGAAGGCCGAGTCAGGGAACCACACCTGGCCAGCCTGCTGGATGAGCTGGGGAGAGCGAGGTCACCAGGAGAAGGGTTTACACCACGGTCACCCTGTACCACCGCCTCATTAAACCTTCCTTAGACATGAGGGCAGACGGGAGAGGACACTCACTTTTGCTTCCGAGTCCAAGTTGGCTGGATCTGCCGGGATGGCGACCTCGACGGTGCGCGTTTCCACGGCGATGACACCGAGGGGAATCCCCCCTAACCTGTAGTTAGTCATACATGAGTTGCGGGCTCTAAGCTACAGGAACTATTCCAATAGTGATACTGAGGTTATATTAAGCTCCATCTAAACTGTCATTTCTACTTGGGGTACACCTGTGACAGCTTGAACAGACATgtgatactctctctctctttctctcttctccaagTTCTGAAGGAGACCAGTTGATCTCACCTGGCTCTGCCCACCACCACAGTCTGGGCCCAGGACCCCATGATCTCCATGAACGAGCCATGGTCAAAGAACCCGCTCTGCCAGGCCCCCTTCAccgctaaacacacacaaacacaccggttcacacacacacacactcgggtcTATATAGAAGAAACAGCAAAGGTATCATCAACGCATGCAGGGTATCTCACTAGGATGTGCTCTCCCTGCCAGCATCCAGCGAGGGTCGTACGGAGCCTTGGTGGGGGTGaactcgatctctctctccaccgggTCCTTAGGTGGCATCATCGGCACCGGAGAGCTATTGTTCTGTGGAGAAGACGAGCACAGCTGTCCTTCAGAGGCTTTCTCAGGGTTTAGTCTGAGACTtttagatacatttacatttagtcatttagtcatttagcagacgctcttatccagagcaacttacagtaagtacagggacattcccccgaggcaagtagggtgaagtgccttgcccaaggacacaacgtcatttgacacggccaggaatcgaactggcaaccttctgattactagcccgcttccctaaccgctcagccacctgactcccccccagATACGTTAGCAGACAGGTAATCCGCTGCttagttgttgttgtgttgttgttgtttaccttCGGTAGGTAGGACAGCCACTGCAGGATGGTGAAAACGCCCTCAAAGTCGTCCGgcacggtggtgtgtgtgacgcCGTTGTTGTGCATGATCTGAACTCCACCCAGCTGGTTGTTAGAGGTGTACACCTCCCGACCCAGgacctgcacagacacacagagcagccccgtcaacacacacatccaccccccagtcctccacccctctcacggCTGTGTCAGCAGAGCCGTGGAGACGGTTTGGGGCCGTTCCAGACAGCTGCAGATCGGAGGCCAGCAGACCTTGTTGAGGGCTCCAGCTCCGGTCAGGATGATGTGGGAGTTCTCCACCTGGATGACCCTCTGGCCCAGCCGCACCAGGTAGGCGCCGATACCGATGGCCCGGCAGGTCACCTAGGAGGACCAGGACGGATCAGAACAGGGATTGGATAGAGGGGGTACAGGGCTAAGATCAGGGGGTACAGAAAGGGGTACAGGGGTTGGGTAGGGCCCCTGTCCTCCAGGAACAGCGGGAGGTGCGTaggctctctgtctcaccatgcTGATGGTGACGATCTCCTGGTAGGCCTGGGACGTCTCCCCGGCGATGGTGCCCGACCCCCGCAGGTTCTCCACCCCCAGACCCTCGTCCTTCCCGATGATGTCGGTGATGATGTACCTGCAGCCCACACAAGAGGGTCGGACGAGACAGGACACCGAGGGTGAgtgtgggtcacatgacccagtgtgtgtggatgttactTCATCACGCAGGCCCCTAGGGGAGGCGGAGGGCGGCTTACCTggactctcccccctcctcaacgTGGTGGCAGTGCACGGCGTTGGTGGAGCTGATGCGTGTGTAGTCCTGGGGCTTGAGGTAAAGGTACTTGAAGCcctgaggagggggaagcagattACACCATTTCAGGTTAACCCTCGTTAAACCCTCGTTAACCCTCGTTAAACCTCGTTATACCCTCGTTAACCCCTCGTTACTGCTGCTCATGTGCTGCGATGCCGCCGAGCTGACCTTGTAAGGATCCTCCGGGTCGATCCAGGCCACCTGGAACATGTGGCGGATCTCCTCGGCAAGGCCGATGCGAGCCCCGCTATTGGCCGAGATGTAGATGCG includes the following:
- the foxn4 gene encoding forkhead box protein N4, which encodes MIESGITNRMSGVIENSGHHPSPQDYRLLTTDPSQLREENLPGDLQSLSWLTSVDVPRLQQMVDGRGGGGAGGGHPNGPSSMLEQQTAQLTSMTMPSGQGALIHLHSNMQHSPLGINVGSVHSGSMSPYSMNGQASPGFQGPTSVYQPTPQQVFSLSQAGQQCSPAGLYSNVSFNNQSLFTQPRLAAQNQDLQPKSFPKPIYSYSCLIAMALKNSKTGSLPVSEIYSFMKEHFPYFKTAPDGWKNSVRHNLSLNKCFEKVENKMSGSSRKGCLWALNPAKIDKMEEEMQKWKRKDLPAIRRSMANPDELDRLITDRPESCRRKNLDPGMTRLPTCPPALPTHAPPQPVVTLSLQCLPMHQHQQLQAHLQAQARLAPMSPMSPSPAQTPPLHAVPDLSHSPLAQHHGNKQAHDFYSLHGDNTEVDALDPSIMDFALQGNLWEDMKDDSFNLEALGTFSNSPLRLSDCDLGTAGLPPGSSGGALPFSDLQVTGLYASYSSLESLSSQYMGTPGNSKPIALL